The Halichoerus grypus chromosome 15, mHalGry1.hap1.1, whole genome shotgun sequence genome includes a window with the following:
- the GINS2 gene encoding DNA replication complex GINS protein PSF2, which yields MDAAEVEFLAEKELVTIIPNFSLDKIYLIGGDLGPFNPGLPVQVPLWLAINLKQRQKCRLIPPEWMDVEKLEKIRDHERKEETFTPMPSPYYMELTKLLLNHASDNIPKADEIRTLIKDVWDTRTAKLRVSADSFVRQQEAHAKLDNLTLMEINTSGPFLTQALNHMYKLRTNLQPSESIQSQDF from the exons ATGGACGCGGCGGAGGTGGAGTTTCTGGCTGAGAAGGAGCTGGTCACCATAATCCCAAACTTCAGCCTAGACAAGATCTACCTCATCGGG GGGGACCTGGGGCCTTTTAACCCCGGCTTACCGGTGCAAGTGCCTCTGTGGCTGGCGATTAACCTGAAGCAGAGACAGAAGTGTCGGCTGATTCCCCCTGAGTGGATGGATGTGG AAAAGTTGGAGAAGATTAGGGATCATGAACGAAAGGAAGAAACTTTTACCCCTATGCCTAGTCCTTACTACATGGAACTTACGAAACTCCTGTTAAATCA TGCTTCAGACAACATCCCGAAAGCAGATGAGATCCGGACCCTGATCAAGGATGTGTGGGACACTCGCACAGCCAAGCTACGGGTGTCTGCTGACAGTTTCGTGAGACAGCAGGAGGCACATGCCAAG CTGGATAACCTGACCTTGATGGAAATCAATACCAGTGGGCCCTTCCTCACACAAGCCCTCAATCACATGTATAAACTCCGTACAAACCTGCAACCTTCTGAAAGCATCCAGTCTCAAGACTTTTAG